The genome window TCACCGCCAGCGCTGAAAGCGCCACCCTTCACCCTAAAAACCGCGGCAGACGCCGTGGCTGCCACCGCAGGTGAGACGGCAACAAGTTgcccttcgcccgaccctgcaatgTATCACCGGttaaaaaaaacttaccaacgagataGTCGTCCACGCAAATATCTATGCTGAAGTCGGCAAGACGCTTCCCCGGTGAAGGCAGCTCCCAGACCTTCGCAGCTCCCTCCGGGGCGGACTTGGTCCCGCCAGCGCCGGCCGCCTTCGTGCTCTCCGGCAACTTGCCAGATCCAGGcgcggccgccttcgcagccagcgaaggctggctaccgccggggacGGCAGCCTTCGCACCCcccccccgcgccctcttcggcctggcctcaAGGAGCCGGacgaccgcccggcgcttctgcgcagcttcctgccaatccttgttcatcactgccgacacaacaacagcaatattccatCAGTAAGGGAAAATCTTCAATCCACGAGCTATACGAGACGTAGACATGTCTTCGCCCTTTGCCCAGGGGATCGGAAGATCCTTTGGccaccgacccccggtaacctccagcattcgcgccgaagactcccggagctcgtgcGAAGACATCCTCCCCCCGGGGGCCGCACATGTCTCCATCAACTCCACAACAAAATTATCAGACACCCTCTTTTTTCCCACCatggtacctaattttctcttcttagtgacCGGGGCGGCCTCCTGCGATGGCCCTTCCTCGGTACCGCCCATCgggttcttcccgcggcggtcggcggCGTCTTCCCCGGGGTAACCGTCGTAAGGTAagcggttcaactcgaagacccgatTCAGCCTGTCATTGGCCCCGtggatatcccagctccgcagaccctccgtcttcggcacgtaccgcCACACGATCCTCGTCGCGCCgtcctccgcttcacgcacgaatgtggcgggatctcggccatgcagatccagtgcgaaggcaggactccgcaccaacatcccgccacgggagggcatctggcgagggcatactttgcccagcgcccagccacgcgccaagggccataccccatacccgacaaaTTCCTCAACGaggtcgcgcccgctactcatgcgggtcgcgcaccgaagggccccctcGTTTTCATCCTCCTCCGCTACCTCAAACTGCGGATACACCGCGTAATAATGTGAACACATAACGGCCACGGGAAGCCCTGGTTGGCcttcgactgtgccttcggcaacgtagaaccaaaattcccaccagttgccccacttattgcgggcgcagggaaccaactccacgacttccatcgaagtcttgccggtcttcggcgtaaatgtgcaagatccaaattgagcaatcttatttccaattttccttttctgccaatgcagacaatagtgcttcacgaagacttcgaccgatggctgcccgccgtacgaagttgtCGCCTAGACATACTTtgtcagggccaccacggcatttggtgtcaactggtggacctggactTCGAATCTGTGCagaacttctcccacaaatcgatgcgcgggcagacgaaggccagcggcgaaAAAAGCCTCGAAGACGACCAGCTCGCCTTctagctcggggacctcctctgccCCCGACACACGCgccactccgccgccaaaatacccAAGTTGTTGCATGtcatgcacgcggaccgaggacatccgcgacgcgccgaattccactgtgtcgccgggacgcaactcctccgccgccacattgctcagcgtctcctcggacGATTCGCCGGCCGGCGGCGTATcagcagcagaagaggaagaggacggcatggctacgtaccgtcggcgacgGCGGGTGGTCTGCTTCACACGTGCTAGATCTCCGgcaagcaggagcaaggagggcagacgagcaagcgGGCGGTTTGAAAaggaggttagggttttcgcggcgcgCGGAGAGATAAAGTTCGAAAGGCGCCGcctccgcccccttttatacatagggcgcggcgcttcgggaaacccgcaatccaacagtgcggcgtcaatcaacggtcatgtcaaaaacccccgaggaaccacttcgagcgagggcagcgtctccaccatctagcgacgccttcggcaccagatgacttggtcgaactggtcccttggagggcaaatgttggggcgaaggcgtagACGCTACCctccgctcgatgccttcgccagtctcgctgcaccaacggagacgacGACTGACGGACTGCACCCTTCGTCCGACGCGACTGAAGGACGAAGACCCATGGCGAGGCCGCTCCGTCCCGCGGGGTCGCCCAACGTGAGAGCCCACGTACAATCCGGCCCGTCATAACGGGCCCCGCGCTGTtgttgcgcattacgggcctaaattATAAAGGTTTTTCTattattacagtctgtaaccctgctttaatgggaatattccggggagaaCCTAGgctcctgagggcacatgcgtccttaatccttgacgctgggcactcaggcacctataaatacccccgcacagtgcccttgaggggctaggttaacagagctattgccatctcaagtTGTAGCCCCGTTTACACCGCTTTCACTCccacgttggatcaacttgcgcaggagagcaagttccgacagtgtacaacctctacagagtgttaaaaactggtatatcagccgagctcacggttaagagcagccttgggatcctctttgattagaagaacttcggatactgttatgatgatgattaacaatgatgcTATAAAATCTAATCTTTGGTATTTCCTCGTTTGaggaagtacttttgggtaatatctgggtttattactaaaagctggctctactactaataataaatacttgactaacttaaaagcaactgcttgacctcaactccacatacagctagtccactttagccaaacaggacatttgctgagtacgttgatgtgtactcacccttgctttacacaccaccccaccccaggttgtccccactgtacacaGTACTCAGAGGTGATGCTGGCATCATGGAAGATTTCGAGGAGTTttaggattacgacgagttctagttctttcttagtggcaaacccccagtcagctgcctgtgtaggcttagcttctacgttccgtatttccgcactttgatatttatgttgaacaatggttatgtattaaactatgtggatgtcttggacatcttgatgtaataaagtacctttccgctatttatttcaagcattgtgtgatgatgtccaattatgtaatcgctgtgtacgtgagtttctgatcctggcacatacgtacatggttcacattcggtttgccttccaaaaccgggtgtgacaacttggGTGGCCTTGAGCGAGCTTGTCCCTTCCCCGAGTCCCTTTATGGGCTCGAGAGCCAATTTCGTGTGTCCCCTTGTTGCTACGCatatgccctcccttttatagcctaaGGGGGGATACATACAAGGGAGCTGGGTCCCGACAGGTGGGCCCAGGAATACTAAAGTATGAAGCGCAGAGCAACATATAGAGTTGGTGGACCAAGGTCTTCTCTTGTGGTGGGCATGAATCTTTTCTCTTGGCCACCGTGCGGACTCCTCTAGCGAGACTCATCATTGTCCCATCTTTGTCAGCGTGTGGGTGAAGGTCTAGCGTAGGCTGGCTTATCGACTTGCGTAGGGGAGTAAGCAGATGGTGTCTTCATGTCCCCTTCGACTGTCTCTTTTCCTGCCTCTTAGTATCACATGGATTACTGGCGTGACCTAGGCCTTGCAGACTGCACACGCCGCCTGCATTTAATGTGGGGCGCACGTCGCCTGCCACTAATGTGAACAGGTGTGCACGCTGCTCGCAATTAATATGGGAAGCCCTCCACACAAGAGGCCCACGTCAGACTACACCTGACAGCTTCCATGATATGCATCGGGCGACGTAGCAGCATCGTACCTCCGATGCGTGAAGAGCAGGGGCTGGAAGCGTATGTAGACGTGGCGCCCCCAGACCTCCCTTGGTTGGGATTCGAATGGCACTTGCAAAGGTCAAAGACCCATCTGTGATGGCTTAGACATGTGGCTGCACCGGGCCTCCCCTGGCCGGAGGTCCGGACAACACATGTAAGGGTCCGAGAATGTCTCGTGATGGTTCGGCCCAAGAGTGTAGATGCCGAGCAATCCCACCGTCGGGGCATGTGATGGCACCGGTCCAAAGGTTAGTGGCCCCACCGGACGAACCCAAACTCTAAGTCAGGGGAGACTGCTCGTTCACCTATGGCTACGAATAGACATAAGGGTCCTGCCTAGACCTAGCAGGAGTGGGTATCCCATATTTGGGGAACCGACACTTAGCCTCAACCATTTTCCTTGGTAAGCATTACACTACACTTTTTCCTCCACAGTTGCTGAGTGATGACCATATGGGAGCTCACTATTGTTATAATCACTacccaggtcaagagcaggtactgcCAGAGGAGGATAACTACAATGAGATCTAGGTTGTCATCTTCCAGTCAACCACGCCTGTGGAGAAAGTTATCTTAGCTCGGTTTATTCCATTCCAGATATTTTGTAAGATAGTTTCAATATATAATAAAGCTTGTGACATTGGCTACTATACATTGAGTCATCATATGCGTGAAGCTTGATCATGGCACACATATGAGGTACATCTAGGTTTAGCCTAAAATCTAGGTGTGAAAGCTATCAAGACTATGTCACCCTCTTGATCTCCACGTCCCTTAGCCATGGCCATGGCATAAAGAAGGAGGTCTAGATGGGATGAAGACTAGAATGGTGGTGTTGCTTGATTGACCAAGCTCCAACAAGGCTCAGGAGCTACAGATAATGGCCTTTGCCCATTCGACCTCTTTGCCTCGGTGCCCATATCCATTGGAGGAAAAGGCCTAGCAGAGGTGAGTACCGACTCCTCTCTCCATGAGAAGGCCTCAACTAAGCTATAGCCTCAGTAGCGCGTTATCCCCAATGGCTATGGAGTTTGACCCTCTACATTGACAAGATATCTAGAAGACAAAATTGAAGTTATGTTCCTAAACTCTTTAAGTCTTCCATTTATGTTATGTACCCTTTCAACTTTGACTTTAAAAAGGTGTGCTCTCATTGCTACAAACCCTTCTTTCTAAAATCGCTCTCTGCCACGCCTAGTCGATCCAAGCATGGTACATTGCTCTAGGGCTCATCAGGCCTGTATccatgggataattttgctcaacgCAATGTTAAGAAAAAATTACCCAATGTGCATGCTTGTTTTCCCATTTCCTGGCCGTGTCTCCTCTCATCCCTATTATATGGTCCTAGCCTCTAACTGAACAACTACATCTAAACATTGATGGGATTGACCCTTGACAACAAGTTTATGGCAAAGACTCATGGAGGGCCTATAGAAGCCGAATGGCAAAGGGAATCCTAGCTAAAAATTCAGAAATAGGGAATGGACGGTAAAGTGGCAACATGCAACTTATTTATAAACCATAAAGTATTTTGTTCTAGGGGTGACACCCCATGTACAGTTAGCTATTAATATCCATTCTACCTCCACTACAGGGACAAGAAGGATGTGCATGGCCACTTCACTCATCGTCCTCAACTAGATTGAGGGGAGTATGAAGAATCACCTTTAAATTGACTTTAGCTAAGGTGGCGTCGTTGGTAGCTCCAAAGCCCTAAACAAATGACATGATcccctttggggttagccccaatgGGAATCTATGCTTCGACTTATGCATTGTCTTCTTTGTATACCACAACTAGGATGAAGAAGGATGTGGCATGTCCTCTTATACATACTGCTTCACCATATACCATGATAATAAGACATAATCACAAATCCTACTACATGTCTTCGCTTTGTTGAAGTGTCTATATTGTACAACATAGTGTGTTAAAAAGATTTAGACGTTGTTGGGAACGATGGGAAGCTTGATGATGACGCAGTGTAAAACATTAGGCTGATAGAAAGAATTGTTGCCACTAGATCTCATCAAATCATTGAGGCCTAGTTTGGAAACTTTAGGATTGGAGGGTTttggagggattggagagggtgTAAATCTCCAATAGGTCAAATATTCCCTCAATACATTTCAATCCACTCCAATCACACTCATTACAAGTATTCAAACTAGGCCTAATAGGTTTAAAGGCTCTACCTTCTAGGAACTAGTAATGAAGGTCTTTGTCTCCTACTAATCTATAGTAGGGGTTAGATGTTGATGTCTTATTGTTTTCTTTGCTTTTGTTGACAATAGCTTGTTATAGCCGGTCTTAATgtttttgttttattttctgtggtATTGTCGCTTGTGTAATCTGAACTATCTTCTTTATTAATATAATTGGCAATTCTACTACTcaatttattttttaaaaaaaaacacgAGTGTTTGCGCTCTGTAACTCGTGTACAATTTCCAGTTACTCGTGCGGTTCTTCAAAACAAATGCTGTTACTATGTTTTTCCTTGAAGATGCTATTTTTTATCTGTAGTAACATATACATATTTAGCTATTAACTACTTATTAAGGAATCAAGTTTGGCCTAAGTTTGACCGGATTAATTTGAGAATAATATCCACATCTACCATATTAAAGAGGAAAATTGTAAAACTAAATATCATAATTGTAACTAATAATGAAGTTAATGTGGTGCCATAAATAATATTGTTACTTTCTATAAATTTATATAGTGCAACGATGTGAAAGAGACTCTAGCCGAATTGGTTATGTGatatgagtagcactcctcatgtCCTAGGTTTGACTCCTCATGGGAGTGAATTTTAGgatgtggttaaaaaaatcctctCAAGTCTAAGGCTCGGTCACGATCgtttctcacatgggctacgatACCGCGGTCGTATAATAATCATTATTATGAAGATAAAATGTCTCAACAAAAATAATTGGGAGGCCCAAGGAATTGAACCCCATATTTATAGAAAAGCTTATTAATAATGCTCTACTGATTGAATTACATCTGCTCCATACAtgactctctatctctctcccaatCTCCATGGTTATGGTTTTTTTCCTAAGAAAAATCTTTTTTTTTTCCCAAACACGGTATACATTTCTGGAAGTTCAGCTCTTTCTCGTCAGACTTTTGCGACTTCAACTCTGAACACCTTTAACTCAAATAGTGGTAGAAGATTACCATGTGGGGAAGTGGAACGCGCTGGACAATCTCATTTAGCCAGGCCTATACGCTCCAACGTCCCGTGAGCTTGCAGCTTGTCCCGACTCCCGACTGACACCAATCAAACGAGAAACCCTCCAATCCAACACACCAGCCATATAGTGTTGTGTGTGTATGGCGTGTACTCGTTGTCCTACAGCAAATATTGATCTGTAAATTGTTTCCTTGCGGAAAATATTTGCTTCAAACAGaatgacaaaataaaataaaaaaatagaagTTATTACTCCAAAGAAAATCACAAGCAAAATAATTGTATTCATATACAAAATAAATGGGATAGCAACTAGAATCGCTGCCACTTTACTATAGCCAAACCGTATTTGGATACTCAATATAGAATCTGAACTACAACGCACAAATCTGAAACGGGAATCTGAACTCCAtgataaaagaaaaaaaatataccAGAAATTACATCAGCATATTCACTCTGCGCCAAATTCTGCACTCGGCATAATAACCAGCATAAGCGTTGCATGACGTCCACCGACAGTAAGCCACATAGTCTTCAGCTCTAGAAAGACAATCAAACAAATCACGAGCTCAAAAAAAAAATGGTATTTATAAAAACTGTTAGCAGAAGATTTGCTGGTTACAGAAAATCAGCTAGATATTCCCAAATTTATTAGACATGCAATGCAAGGGCCCTCTAGTCTAGAATATACAACGTAACACGCATCATCTGAGTTAAAGCGCAGGCAAGCAGATCGTCCTGACTCCTGATGGCACAGGCACACCACCCTCTTCTCCTACTAATTCTTTTGCTCTTCCTCTCCTCCACTGCCATTCCTTCCTCCAAGAGAACCCAGCCGAAGTTCTCTGCCGTCTTCTACTTCGGCGACTCGGTTCTCGACACCGGCAACAACAACCATCTCCCCACGGTAGCTGTGGCGAACCATGCTCCTTACGGAAGGGACTTCCCAGGGAAGAAACCGACGGGGAGGTTTTCCGACGGCCGGCTTATCCCAGACCTCCTCAACGAGAGGCTGCAGCTCAAAGAGTTCTCGCCGCCGTTTCTGGACGCAAGGCTTCCGAACAGCGACGTCGCGACGGGGGTGAACTTCGCTTCGGCTGGGTCAGGATTCAACGACCAGACGTCGCGGCTGTCCAACACTCTGCCGATGTCGAAACAGGTGGACCTCTTCGAGGACTACCTGCTCCGGCTCAGAGGCATCGTTGGGGACAAGGAGGCTTCCAGGATCGTTGCCAGATCTCTGATCTTTATCAGCTCGGGGACCAACGATTTCTCACACTACTACCGTTCGCCAAAGAAGAGGAAGATGGAGATTGGTGACTACCAGGATATTGTTCTCCAGATGGTACAGGTTTATGTCAAGGTAAAAATAGGCATTTCCTCCTTCTGAGTTATCTTATCTCTACTGAATTCTTATACTACACTTCAGAAACTAGGCATAACTTTACCTTCGATTCCCTACTGTAACTCTGAATGCAGGAACTGTATGACCTTGGGGGGCGACAGTTCTGTTTGGCAGGCCTTCCGCCGTTTGGCTGCACACCTATCCAAATCACGTTGAGCGGAGACCCTGACAGGGCATGTGTGGATGAGCAAAACTGGGATGCTCATGTCTACAACTCTAAACTTCAAAGACTTCTTGCAAAGTTGCAAGGCTCACTCCATGGAAGCAGAATTGTGTACGTGGATGCATACAGAGCTCTCATGGAAATCCTGGAGAACCCGGCCAAATATGGTAATGCTTTCTGTTAATTCCATGGCTTATGCACTAGGAGGCTGGAGCTGTGATGGAAGTTGATCGCAGACTTCAAGTTCTTGAACAAAATTCAGAGATAATGCCATAAATCCTAGCCGATGCAGTATTATTGAACACCACAGTACTAAACTTGGCCACCAAAACCTAGTGGCTGGCAGAAAACCAAACACTTAGTAATTCAATTGCAAAatgaattattattattattattattattattattattattattattattattattattattattattattattattattattaagttCTTTCTTCAAGTCAGCCAAGAGATTGACTTGCTGTTGACCACATCAATTCTGATAAAGGTTTGCCACAACAACAGGATTTACAGAGACAACACGAGGATGTTGTGGGACTGGGCTCAGAGAGGTTGCTCTGTTGTGCAATGCATTCACTCCTACCTGCAAAAATATCTCATCCTATGTATTTTACGATGCTGTGCACCCAACAGAGAGGGTTTACATGTTAGTAAATGATTACATAGTCAACGATGTTATTCCACAGTTTTAGTTAATCAAATACCCAAATAATGTTTTCTTCTTGTACTAATATACGCAACTAATTGTTTTGCCTTCATACTTAAGTCCAGGATACAAGAGCTTATCGTATGTCATCTATCAATCTATCATGCTATGCATGATGTATTGATGTGTTATTGGATTACTGAACAATGGAATTAATAACAATAACGCAGCCTCCCCAGGATGGCAGGTAAGCATTTTTACAAGTGAAGTTAAAGCAAAACAGAGATGCAATGGTTGAACACAAATATTATAGGCTCGGCTCCAAATGCAAAACGAATCCTCTGTCGGCTCAGTATGAAGAGGATATAAAACCAAGTAGTTAGGAATAACATTGTCAGACCCACTTTTTGCTAGCAATGGGTTATATTAGTTGCAATCCCTCCATCAAAGATTGTCCTTCATAGGTATTGAATAATGGTTCTGAATTTTCTTGTACGTCATGCTTGCGTTCATCAGTCTTGAATCTGTCTTAAAGAACAGTGTTTAAATTTGCTGTTGCACATCTCAGATTGGTTGTTTCAGTAATTGATCATACACAAAAAGAAATAATTTATTCTCTAATAATATGCTGAATGTCATTGAAAATTACATAGATTTACAGGGGAAAACTTCAAAACAAGCTGGAAGCGTGAACATGCTTTCGATTCCTCAACACAGTTGCTTCTGGTCAGCATTAGCACATGGGAAGATCAACTGGGGGCGGCTCCAGGGACTGCAGCTCTCCATACCCGTCCTCCACTAGGAAAGCCATTGCCAGGCCCCAGGTGATGTGCACGTCCAGGTGGCAGTGCATGAGCCACACACCTGGGTTGTCGGCGACGAACTGGATGACCGCCCACCCGTTGACGGGCACCGCCACGGTGTTCCGCTGCGGCGGGACGACGTAGTTGAACTTGTCGACGTCCTTCTCGGGGTCGAAGTTGCCAAAGCCCTCAGCGAGGATGAAGAAATCGTAGCCATGGATGTGGATGGGGTGGTTCTCGGGCGTGACGATGCTGGTGTCCTGCAGGACGAGCTGCACCACGGAGCCGAACCTGAGCGGGTACAGCTTGGTCGCGGGGACCGGCTGCCACAGGGCCTGGCTGACGTTCTGCGCCGTGTAGTCGAACTGCACCGGCGGGTGCGCCGGGAAGTCGGTGGTGAAGACGCCGGGGGTCTTGAAGTAGTGCGCGTGGAGGAGGGAGTCGGTCCGCGGGAAGACGAAGGAGACGTTGTTCATGCTGGCCGTGAAGCGGGTGCTGTTGTTGGGCCCGGCGCAGAGCTGGCCCGGCTCGCAGTTGAACAGGCCGAGGCCGACGGTGAAGAAGAGGTGCTCGTCGACGCTCTCGTGGACCCTGACCCTGCCGGGGCTCTTGATCCCCGCGgcgaaggcggcggcggcggcggtgtcgTTGAAGGCCGGGAGGGACGGGAACGCCGGCTGGATCTTGGGGCCGAAGTCGGAGGCGCAGCCGCAGTCGTACTCGACGACCGCCGTGGTGGTGGTGTTGTCGAACGCCACGTTCTGCCCGGAGACGTAGGCGCGCGCGGCGACGTAGTACCGGGCGGGCGCCTGGTCCATGGTGACGAGGACGTCGGTGGTCTGTCCCGGCGCGACCATGAGCACCGAGGTGGTGAAGGGCTTGGTGTAGGACGCGTCGGTGGCGACCACCGTCATCCTGTGCTGCGCGATGGTGACGAACAGCTCGTGGTTGAGCGCGGCGTTGATGAACCGCAGAAGCGCCGTCTCGCCGGGCTTCACCGGGATGGCCGTAGTCTCTGCGTGCCGATGCGGGAGGAGGAGCTGAGGAGCTGAGGAGCATGGAATGGATGGTGTGCTCTGTATGTTTGTTTTGCGTGTCCGTGTCATGCAGCACCCGAACCGAACGTGCATGGGCATGCGAGATATGAGCTACCTTTCTGGGAGCATTTGTACAGGTCGCCGGGCTGGCCGTTGATGGTGAACGCGTCGGAGACGTTGGGGGCGCCGCCCGTCCTCTGCGCCTCCCGGATGACGTCGATCGGGTTCGCGTCCCACCACTCCCCTGCCCATCGATCACCCGCCGTTACGTTGGTCGGATAGATTAGACCAGCAATCGCCTCCCAGGAAGAACAGAATTACAGAACAGGCGGGTGCAGACCAAGGATGACGGGGACTTCGCGCGAGGGCTTGGCGAAGGGGTAGGTCTTGTTCTCCCTGGGGCGGATGATGAGCGCGCCGTAGACGGTTGCCCTGAGCCAGGAGCTGTGCGCGTGCCACCACAGCGTGCCCTCCTGCCCCTCGATGGTGAACCGGTACTTGTAGCTGCCGCCGGGCCTGATGGGGCACTGCGTCACGAACTCCGGCCCGTCCGCCCACCCGGTCCTCATCTGCCGGATGCCGTGCCTGCAGCCGCGCCATGCATTATGAAGAACAGAAGCACGCATTGATCGAGAGTCGAGACAGCCACGAAAGAGGGAGTAGAGTACACGACGGATGAGAAAACTAGATGGAACAAGGAAGGGTGTACCGTACCAGTGGATGGTGACGTTGTACTGCGCCCGGTTGACGACGTTGATCACC of Zea mays cultivar B73 chromosome 8, Zm-B73-REFERENCE-NAM-5.0, whole genome shotgun sequence contains these proteins:
- the LOC100194260 gene encoding GDSL esterase/lipase At1g58430 isoform X1 yields the protein MAQAHHPLLLLILLLFLSSTAIPSSKRTQPKFSAVFYFGDSVLDTGNNNHLPTVAVANHAPYGRDFPGKKPTGRFSDGRLIPDLLNERLQLKEFSPPFLDARLPNSDVATGVNFASAGSGFNDQTSRLSNTLPMSKQVDLFEDYLLRLRGIVGDKEASRIVARSLIFISSGTNDFSHYYRSPKKRKMEIGDYQDIVLQMVQVYVKELYDLGGRQFCLAGLPPFGCTPIQITLSGDPDRACVDEQNWDAHVYNSKLQRLLAKLQGSLHGSRIVYVDAYRALMEILENPAKYGFTETTRGCCGTGLREVALLCNAFTPTCKNISSYVFYDAVHPTERVYIPGYKSLSYVIYQSIMLCMMY
- the LOC100194260 gene encoding GDSL esterase/lipase At1g58430 precursor, translated to MAQAHHPLLLLILLLFLSSTAIPSSKRTQPKFSAVFYFGDSVLDTGNNNHLPTVAVANHAPYGRDFPGKKPTGRFSDGRLIPDLLNERLQLKEFSPPFLDARLPNSDVATGVNFASAGSGFNDQTSRLSNTLPMSKQVDLFEDYLLRLRGIVGDKEASRIVARSLIFISSGTNDFSHYYRSPKKRKMEIGDYQDIVLQMVQVYVKELYDLGGRQFCLAGLPPFGCTPIQITLSGDPDRACVDEQNWDAHVYNSKLQRLLAKLQGSLHGSRIVYVDAYRALMEILENPAKYGFTETTRGCCGTGLREVALLCNAFTPTCKNISSYVFYDAVHPTERVYMIQELIVCHLSIYHAMHDVLMCYWITEQWN
- the LOC100502492 gene encoding putative laccase family protein precursor, coding for MTSPSSSSSWLLLLLSCLALALLAADAEVHHHEFVVQETPVKRLCKTHNVITVNGQYPGPTLEVREGDTLVINVVNRAQYNVTIHWHGIRQMRTGWADGPEFVTQCPIRPGGSYKYRFTIEGQEGTLWWHAHSSWLRATVYGALIIRPRENKTYPFAKPSREVPVILGEWWDANPIDVIREAQRTGGAPNVSDAFTINGQPGDLYKCSQKETTAIPVKPGETALLRFINAALNHELFVTIAQHRMTVVATDASYTKPFTTSVLMVAPGQTTDVLVTMDQAPARYYVAARAYVSGQNVAFDNTTTTAVVEYDCGCASDFGPKIQPAFPSLPAFNDTAAAAAFAAGIKSPGRVRVHESVDEHLFFTVGLGLFNCEPGQLCAGPNNSTRFTASMNNVSFVFPRTDSLLHAHYFKTPGVFTTDFPAHPPVQFDYTAQNVSQALWQPVPATKLYPLRFGSVVQLVLQDTSIVTPENHPIHIHGYDFFILAEGFGNFDPEKDVDKFNYVVPPQRNTVAVPVNGWAVIQFVADNPGVWLMHCHLDVHITWGLAMAFLVEDGYGELQSLEPPPVDLPMC
- the LOC100502492 gene encoding putative laccase family protein isoform X1 produces the protein MTSPSSSSSWLLLLLSCLALALLAADAEVHHHEFVVQETPVKRLCKTHNVITVNGQYPGPTLEVREGDTLVINVVNRAQYNVTIHWHGIRQMRTGWADGPEFVTQCPIRPGGSYKYRFTIEGQEGTLWWHAHSSWLRATVYGALIIRPRENKTYPFAKPSREVPVILGEWWDANPIDVIREAQRTGGAPNVSDAFTINGQPGDLYKCSQKAPQLLLPHRHAETTAIPVKPGETALLRFINAALNHELFVTIAQHRMTVVATDASYTKPFTTSVLMVAPGQTTDVLVTMDQAPARYYVAARAYVSGQNVAFDNTTTTAVVEYDCGCASDFGPKIQPAFPSLPAFNDTAAAAAFAAGIKSPGRVRVHESVDEHLFFTVGLGLFNCEPGQLCAGPNNSTRFTASMNNVSFVFPRTDSLLHAHYFKTPGVFTTDFPAHPPVQFDYTAQNVSQALWQPVPATKLYPLRFGSVVQLVLQDTSIVTPENHPIHIHGYDFFILAEGFGNFDPEKDVDKFNYVVPPQRNTVAVPVNGWAVIQFVADNPGVWLMHCHLDVHITWGLAMAFLVEDGYGELQSLEPPPVDLPMC